CGGCTGGAGGCGGACCTGTCGGCCTGGCGCGGCAAGGGCGTCCAGCTGCGGTGGCGCTACACCACGGACCAGCTGTACGTGGGGCGAGGCGCGTACGTGGACTCCCTGCGGGTACGGGACGGCGCCGCCACGGTCTTCGACTCCGGCCGGCCCCGGGACGCGGGGCGGATCGGGGCGGTGGGCTGGGTGCTGTCGGCCGACTGAGCGGCGGGGCGCGTGGTGAGCCCCCACGCTCCGGGCGCGGCCGTCATAATGGCGTCGCGCCCGGAGCGTGACGATGTCACCACCCGTTCATTGGGGGGCTGTTGGCTGACACGGGCCGCGCACAGACCACTCCCCTCGGGCGACTCCAGGAGGCACCCCCATGAGCAGTGTCCGGCGCACCACCCCGTCCTGCCCGGCGCTCTCCCGGTGACCGGCGGCCGGCTCCACCTGCCCGCGCGGCGGGGTCTGCTGTACGCGGCGGCGGCCGGGATCACGGCGGCCCTCACCGCCCCGGACGCCCAAGCGGCCACGCCCGCCCGCCTCCCCTCGGCCACCACCTGGACCGCTTCCTGGGCGACCGCGCAGACCGCGCCCACCCCGGACGACCCGCTCGCGTTCGCCGGTCTCACCGACGGGCTCTGCACCGCGCGGCTGCGGCTCTCGGCGGGCGGGCAGGTCAGACTCCGTTACGCCAACGCCTTCGGGACCGCGCCGGTGCTGGTGGGCCCGGTGACCGCCGACGGCCACCCGGTCACCTTCACCGGTCAGCGGCAGGGGTGGCTGGCGGCGGGTTCCTCACTCACCAGCGACCCGGTGGAAGGGCTCCAGGTGGAGGACGGTTCCCTGCTGACCGTCGAGACACGGCTCCCGGGCCCCACCGGTCCGCTCTCCTTCCACCGCAACACGCACGCCTGGCACACCGTCGACGGGGTCCGGACCCGGTCCGTCCTCCTCCTGACCGGGGTCGGGACGACCGGGGCGCGCGGCCCGGTCCTCGCCGTGCTGGGCGACTCCATCGCCGAGGGCTCCGGCACCCCCGACGACGCGGACCTCCGCTGGCCCGACCAGCTGGCCCGCAGGCTGCCCGGATCCGCCGTCGCCAACCTCGGCATCAGCGGCAACCGTCTGCTCCTGGACAGCGACCGCTTCGGGCCGGGCGGTCAGGCCCGCTTCGACCGGGACGTGCTGTCGCTGCCGGGGCTGCGGACGGTCCTGGTCCACCTGGGCGTCAACGACCTCCACCATGAGCCCAACGAGCGCGACCCGTCGCGGATGGTGGCCGGCTACCGCCAACTGGCCCTGCGCGCCCGCTCCGCCGGACTGCGGGTGGTGGGCGCCACCATCACGCCGTTCGAGGGGTGGACGCGCTGGACGCCTGAGCAGGACGCGGTGCGCCGGCAGGTCAACGAGGCCGTGCGCACCGGACGGATCTTCGACGCCGTCGCCGACTTCGACGCCGCGCTCCGCGATCCGGACCGGCCTTCGCGACTGCTGCCGGCGTACGACAGCGGCGACGGCCTGCACCCGGGGCCCGCGGGCCACACGGCGATCGCCGCCGCCGTGGAACGCCGGGACCTGCGGTAGGGGCTAGCCCAGGGCGGCCATCGCCGCGTTGTGGCCGGGTACCCCGCTGACCCCGCCGCCGCGCACCGCGCCCGCTCCGCAGAGCAGGACGTTGGCGTGAGCGGTCTCCACGCCCCACGGACCGGTGGTCCCGCTCTCGTACGGGAAGGAGAGGTCGCGGTGGAAGATGTGGCCGCCGGGCAGGCGCAGATCGCGTTCGAGGTCGAGGGGGGTCCTGGCCTCGATGCAGGGTTCGCCGTTCTCATCGAGGGCCAGGCAGTCGTTGATCGGCTCCTCCAGGTGGGCGTCCAGTTCGGCGAGGGTCGCCTTCAGCAGGGCGGTCCGGGCGGCGTCGTTGTCGGCGGCGAAGAGCCGGGCCGGGGTGTGGAGGCCGAAGAGGGTGAGGGTCTGGTAGCCGCGCGCGGCTAGGCCGGGGCCGAGGATCGAGGGGTCGGTCAGCGAGTGGCAGTAGATCTCGGACGGCGGTGCGGCGGGCAGCCGTCCGGCGGCAGCGTCCCGGTAGGCGTCGGCCAGCTGCCCGTATCCCTCGGCGATGTGGAACGTTCCGGCGAAGGCCTGGCGGGGGTCGACGGTCCGGTCACGGAGTCTTGGCAGCCGGGTGAGCAGCATGTTCACCTTGAGCTGGGCGCCCTCGGAGGGCGGTGGCGGGTCTCCCCGAGGAGGGCGGCGAGGGCCTGCGGTGAGGCGTTGACGAGCACCCGGCGGGCGGCGACGACGTGTTCGCCGTCCGGTGTGCGGACGGTGACCTCGGCGTGTGTGCCGTCGGTCTCGATCCGGGTCGCCTCGTGCCGTACGCGGATCTCGGCGCCCGCCGTACGGGCGGCACGGGCAAGGGCGTCGGTCAGGGCTCCCATACCGCCGACGGGGACGTCCCAGTCACCGGTTCCGCCGCCGATCACGTGGTAGAGGAAGCACCGGTTCTGGAGCAGTGAGGCGTCGTGGGCGTCGGCGAAGGTGCCGATCAGGGCGTCGTCAGGACCACGCCGCGTACCAGGTCGTCGGTGAAGTTGCGTTCGACGGCCACCCCGATGGGCTCCTCGAACAGGGTTCGCCAGGCTTCGGTGTCGTCGATACGGGCCCTCAGCGCGTCGCGGGCGGGCAGCGGTTCGGTGAGGGTCGGGAAGACCCGTTCGGCGACGCGCCGCGTCATCGCGTAGAAGCGCTGCCACGCCTCGTACTCCCGCTCGCCCCCGGTCAGCGCGGCGAACGACTCCCGCGTACGGTCGCCGCCGACGAGGAGCCCGGTGGGGCGTCCGTCGCGCAGCGCGGGGTGTACGAGGACACGGTCCGCTTGCGTACGGCGAAGTCGAGGCCGAGGTCGCGGACGATCTTCTGCGGCAGCAGCGAGACCAGGTAGGAGTAGCGCGAGAGGCGGGCGTCGACCCCGGCGAAGGGGCGGGTGGAGACGGCCGCTCCCCCGTGGTGTCCAGGCGTTCCAGGACGAGGACGGACTGTCCGGCGCGGGCGAGATAGGCGGCGGCGACCAGACCGTTGTGGCCGCCGCCCACGATCACGGCGTCGTAGCGGTCCCGGGAGGGCGCGCCGGGCCGGCGGGTAGGCGTCGGGGATGCGGACGGCTCGGGTGCGGGCATGCACCTTCGTAACATGCGGGGCGGCGTCCCGGCCAGGGGGCTCGGGGTCGTTGCAGCAGGTCCGGTGCGCTTCCGCCGGGAAGCTCGGGACCGTTCCCGCCGGCCGGGCGCGTCCTTCCGCCGCGGGTTCGGGCCGACCCGCCGGACGGTCCCCGCTCAGTGCGGCGGCAGCGCGTTCTGGGCCCGGTGCGCGGCGAGGTGCGGTACAGCTCGGCGGCCTCGTCCTTGCGCCCGAGCCGGTCCAGGCAGTGTGCCTCGTCGCTGCGGGCGGCCAGGGTCTCCGGGTGGTCGGGGCCCAGTGCCCGGCCCCGTGCCTCGGTGACCTGGCGGTAGGCGGTGAGGGCGTCGGACCACCGGCCGAGCCAGCCGAGGGCCACCGCGACCTCGCGGCAGCTGATCACGGTGTCCGGGTGGTCCGGGCCGAGCGTGCTTCCCCGCAGCGCGCACACCTCGCGCGCCTCGGCGAGCGCCTCCTCCCAGCGGCCCATCCGCCCAGGTTGACGCCCAGGCCGTGGCGGGCGCGGAGCGTCTCGGCGTCGGAGGGCCGCCCACCCGCGTACGGTCGGCGACCAGCGCCCGGTAGAGCTCCAGGGCCTCCGCGCTGCGGCCGAGCCGGCCGAGGCCGATGCCCGCCTCGTAGCGGGCGGCGAGGGTGTCGGGGTGGTCGGGCCGAGGGTGGCGGCACGGGCGCGGGCCACGTCCTGGTAGGTCTCCAGCGCTTCCGCCCAGCGGCCCAGCCGGCCCAGGGTGTAGGCGACCTCGTACCGGGTGGCGAGGGTGTCGGGGTGGGTCGCGCCGAGCAGCCGGCCCGGTCCTCGGCCACCTGGCGGGCCAGCTGCCACGACTCCTCGGGGCGTCCGAGACGGCTGAGGTTGAACGCCAGGTTGTGGCGGCAGTGCAGGGTGTCGGGGTGGTCGGGGCCCATGGAACGTTCGCGGCCGGCGAGGACCGCGGCGTACACCTGGTGTGCTTCGAAGTAGCGGCCGAGCTGTCCGAGGACGTACGCGGTCTCCTGCCGGGCGGCGAGAGTCTGCGGGTCGTCGGGGCCCAGGGTGCGTTCCCGGGCGCGGCGACCTGGCCGAACTCGCGCAGCGCGTCGGCGGCCCGGCCGGTGCGGCTGAGGGTGAAGCCGATCTCGTACCGGCTGGCGAGGGTGTCCGGGTGGTCGGGCCCGAGGACGCTCTCGCGCTGTGCGGCGACCGCGCGGTGCACCTCGCCCGCCTCCTCCCAGCGGCCCAGCCGCCCCAGGTCGATGCCCGAGCTGTGGCGGCCGGCGAGCGCGGCGAGCAGTTCGGGGGCGGGGGCGGGCGGACGCGGGTGGAGCCGTCGGTGCCGGGCGGCGGGTGGCGGCGGTGCTCGTCGCGGTGGTCCACCGGCTGGTCAGTCCGGCGGCGGGACCGGGTGGGCCGGCCTCCCGGCTCAGGGAACCGGTCGCCTTGTGTCCGGGGGTCATGTCCCGGGCCCAGGGGGCAGTTCGGGTTCCGCGCGGTGGGGTCCTGGTGCGGGGCGGTGGTGGGCGCGGCCTGGTACGGGGCGGTCGGCGGGTGGACGGCCCCGGGTCCGGTCTGTCCGCCGGTGCGGCCGAGCAGGATGCGGCGGCGGAGGTCGCTCGCGTCGGCGGGCCGCTCGTCGGGGGCCTTGGCCAGCAGGTCCAGGACGACGCGGTCGAAGAAGCCGGGGAGTTCGGCACGGTGGGTGCGCGGCGGCTCGGGCTGGGTGTCGCGGTGTCCGACGAGGATGGACCAGGGGTCCTCCAGGTCGAACGGCGGTACGCCGGTGGCGATCTCGTACAGCACACAGCCCAGCGAGTAGAGGTCGCTGCGGTGGTCGACCTCCTTCCCGCCGATCTGCTCGGGCGACATGTAGTGCGGGGTGCCCATGGCGATGCCGGTGGTGGTGAGCCGGGAGGTGACGCCGATGTCGCGGCCGAGGCGCGCTATGCCGAAGTCACAGATCTTCACCGTGCCGTCGCTCAGCCGCATGATGTTGGCGGGCTTCAGATCGCGGTGGACGATGCCCTGCCGGTGGGTGTAGCCGAGCGCGTCGGCGACCTGTTCGGCGATGTCGACGACGTGGTCGACGGGGAGCGGACGCTGCTGGTTCCCCTCCAGCAGCTGGCTCAGGTTGTGCCCGTCCAGCAGCTCCATGACGAGGTAGAGGACGCCTTCGTGTTCGCCGAAGTCGTGGACGACGGTGACGCCCCGGTGCTGGAGGGAGGCGGCGACCCGGGCCTCGCGGCGGAACCGTTCGCGCAGGACGCGGGTGAACGCCTGGTCGTGCTGGGGGCCCATGGGCTTGAGGCATTTGACGGCGACCAGGCGGCCCAGCGACTCGTCGCGGGCCCGCCACACCTCGCCCATGCCACCGCGCCCGATCAGCTCGAGCAGCCGGTACCGGCTCTGGATCAGCCTGGTGTCCGCCATCTGCCGTTTCCCGCCCCCGTCGTTCCCCGCCACCACCGCTGCGCCCTCCCCGGCCCGTCCAGTATGGCGGCCTCCTGGCGGAGCGGTACGCGGCTGGGCCGGGTACCCGGGCGGCGCCGGGGCGCGTAACAAGATCGGAAACAATGGTGCGACGCTCCGCCCTTCCGTGGCAAAGGGCCGTCGCGGCACGGTGGAGCGAACGGAGAGCGGGGAGATCATGCCCGGATGGGGGCTGCTGGTGGAGCGGAACCTGGGGCTCGGCGGCCGGCGCCGGGTCTGGTCGGCCGGCGTCATGGACCATGTGGACGGCACGCGCGAGGAGACGCTGGAAGCGCTGCGGCAGCGGGCCGAGGGGTACGAGCCGGTGCATCCGGCCGGTCCGAAGCGGCGGCGGCTCTACCGGGAGCGCGACGGGTTCGTGCTGGTCCTGGACGGGGCCCGGCGGGTGATGCGGGCCGGGGCGGTCGGGCCGACGAGTCCGAGGCGGCCGCCCGGTCCGTGGTAGCCGCCGGGGACGGACCCGGGGTCGGCCGCCGCGTACAGCAGCGCTTCCGCGCCCTGCTCGGGGAGTTGGAGGGCAGCACGGTGAAGGAGTTGAGCGGAGAGCGCTTGGGCTTGTCGCGCCCCAGGCTCGCGCCCGCCGTCTGGAGGCTGGTGCGGGTGTGGCCGGGGTGGGCGCCGGCAGCCGGCCGGGTGGCCGCCGTCCTGGCGGACTCGCTCGCCGCCCGGCCGGTGCTCTGCGACCTGATCAGCGCCCAGGCGGCGGAGCTGGAGCGGAACGTGTCGGCGGAGGAGGCGGCCCAGGACGAGCGCGCGGCCCTCGCGCACGCGACGGAGCCGGGGCGCCTCATCGGGGAGTACGTACCCGAGCTGGACGACCACCGTGCGGGCCGTGTGGCGGCCGGAACGCTGCTGGTGCGGGGCGATCTGGACCCATGACCAGCCGTCGGCGGCGGTGTCGGCCGCCTATGAGGCCGACCCGCAACTGGCGGCACTACGGCTGGACTTCACGCCGCGCCGCGCGAGATGGTGCAGGTGCTGCTGGCGCGGGGGTGAGCGGGGGGCACGGGCCGGGGAGAACCTCGCCCGGGCACGGCCCACGGGGCTGGGGAACAACCGCTCCCCCAGCCCCGTACGACGCATCAGGTACGACGCACGGCAGGCAGGGCGTACGACGCTCCCCCATCAGCCCTCACGCACGCCGCGAGGTGCCCCCATGAGCGCCCGTCAGCGCCCCACGTACGCCGCGAGGTGCTCGCCCGTGAGGGTGGAGCGGTCGGCGACCAGGTCGGCCGGGTGCCCTCGAAGACGATCCGGCCGCCCTCATGACCCGCGCCGGGCCGAGGTCGATGATCCAGTCGGCATGCGCCATGACCGCCTGGTGGTGCTCGATGACGATCACCGACTTCCCGGACTCCACCAGGCGGTCCAGCAGCCCGAGCAGCTGCTCCACGTCGGCCAGATGCAGACCGGTGGTCGGCTCGTCGAGGACGTACACACCGCCCTTCTCGCCCATGTGGGTGGCCAGCTTCAGCCGCTGGCGCTCGCCGCCGGAGAGCGTGGTGAGCGGCTGGCCGAGGCGGAGGTAGCCGAGGCCGACGTCGGAGAGGCGGTCAGGATCTTGTGCGCGGCGGGGTGCGGGCCTCCCCCTCGGCGAAGAACGTCTCGGCCTCGTCCACCGACATCGCGAGCACCTCGCTGATGTCGCGGCCGCCGAGGTGGTGGTCGAGCACCGAGGCCTCGAACCGCTTGCCCTCGCACTCCTCGCAGACCGTGGCGATGCCCGCCATCATCGCCAGGTCGGTGTAGATGACGCCGGCGCCCTTGCAGGTGGGGCAGGCACCTTCGGAGTTGGCGCTGAACAGGCGGGCTTCACGCCGTTGGCCTTGGCGAACGCCTTGCGGATGGGTTCGAGGAGCCCGGTGTACGTGGCCGGGTTGCTGCGCCGGGAGCCGCGGATCGCGGTCTGGTCGACGGAGACGACGTCCTCGCCCGCCGGGATCGACCCGTGGATGAGCGAGCTCTTGCCGGAGCCCGCGACCCCGGTGACCACGCAGAGCACCCCGAGCGGGATGTCGACGTCGACATCCCGCAGGTTGTGTGCGCAGGCGCCGCGGATCTCCAGGGTGCCGGAGGGCGTGCGGACCTTCTCCTTGAGGACGGCCCGGTCGTCGAGGTGGCGGCCGGTGAGGGTGCCGCCGGCCCGCAGCCCCTCCACCGTGCCTCGAAGCAGACGGTGCCGCCCGCGCTCCCGGCGCCGGGGCCGAGGTCGACGACATGGTCGGCGATGGCGATGGCTCCGGCTTGTGCTCCACGACGAGTACGGTGTTGCCCTTGTCGCGCAGCCGCAGCAGCAGGTCGTTCATCCGCTGGATGTCGTGCGGGTGCAGACCGATGGTGGGCTCGTCGAAGACGTACGTGACATCGGTGAGCGAGGAGCCGAGGTGGCGGATCATCTTGACGCGCTGTGCCTCGCCGCCCGACAGCGTGCCGAGGGCCGGTCGAGGAGAGGTAGCCGAGGCCGATCTCCACGAACGATTCGAGGGTCCCGAGCAGCGCGGCGAGCAGCGGTGCCACCGAGGGCTCGTCCAGCTCACGCACCCAGTCGGCCAGATCGCTGATCTGCATCGCGCAGGCGTCGGCGATGTTGATCTTCCCGATCTTCGAGGACCGGGCACCCTCGCTGAGCCGGGTGCCCTCGCACTCGGGACAGGTGGTGAAGGTGACGGCGCGCTCCACGAAGGCGCGGATGTGCGGCTGCATCGCCTCCTTGTCCTTGGAGAGGAACGACTTCTGGATCTTGGGGATGAGTCCCTCGAAGGTGAGGTTGACGCCCTCGACCTTCACCTTGGTGGGCTCCCGGTGGAGGAAGTCCCGCATCTCCTTCTTGGTGTACTCGCGGATCGGCTTGTCCGGGTCGAGGAACCCCGACTCGGCGTAGGTCCGCACGGTCCACCAGCTGTCCGACTTCCAGCCCGGGATGGTGAACGCGCCCTCGGCGATCGACTTCGTGTCGTCGTACAGCTGGGTGAGGTCGATGTCGGAGACCGTGCCGCGGCCCTCGCAGCGGACGCACATGCCGCCGGTACGGGTGAAGGTCTGCTTCTCCGTCCTCGTCCCGGCACCGCGCTGGACCGTGATCGCACCGCTCGCCTTCACCGAGGCAACGTTGAAGGAGAACGCGTTGGGCGAGCCGATGTGGGGCTTGCCGAGCCGGCTGAAGAGGATGCGGAGCATCGCGTTGGCGTCGGTGGCCGTGCCGACGGTGGAGCGGGGGTCTGCGCCCAGCCGCTGCTGGTCGACGATGATCGCCGTCGTCAGACCTTCGAGTACGTCGACCTCGGGGCGGGCCTGCGTCGGCATGAAGCCCTGGACGAAGGCGCTGTAGGTCTCGTTGATCAGCCGCTGCGACTCCGCGGCGATCGTGTTGAACACCAGGAACTCTTGCCGGAGCCGGAGACCCCGGTGAACACCGTCAGCCGGCGCTTCGGGATCTCGATGTCGACATCCCTGAGGTTGTTCTCGCGCGCCCCGTGCACGCGGATCACTTCATGGCTGTCGGCGACCGGCTGCGCGGACGACCGCGATCCGGTTCTCTCGGCCTTGCTCATCGTCTCTCCATCTGTAGCGCGGGGCCGCCGCCCACGGCGGCCCCGGCTTGCTCTCGCTCACTTTCGAACAGCGCGTTCTATTCTCGCCGACCCGGTCCCGTCCGGCAGCGGAACCGGCCCACCGACGGGCTTCAGCTCCTGCGCGGCTGGTTGAAGCGCAGCATGTTGCCGGCCGGGTCGCGGAAGGCGCAGTCGCGGACCCCGTACGGCTGGTCGATCGGCTCCTGGAGCACCTCACCGCCCGCGGCACGGATGCGTTCGAAGGTGGCGTCGACGTCGTCGGTGGAGAAGATGACGCCGCGCAGCAGGCCCTTGGCCAGCAGCTCGGCCATGGCCTGCCGGTCGGCGGCCGGGGCGTTGGGGTCGGCGAGCGGCGGTTCGAGGACGATCTCCACGTCCGGCTGCGCCGGGGAGCCGACCGTCACCCAGCGCATCCCCTCGAACCCGACGTCGTTGCGTACCTCCAGGCCGAGAACGTCCGGTAGAAGGTGAGCGCCTTGTCGTGGTCGTCGACGGCGATGAAGGTCTGTGCGAGCTTGATTTCCATGTGCTTCACGCTACGGACGGGGCGGGGGTTTCGCTTCTCCATTCCTGACCGGTCGCGTGTGGATCTTGGCGACGCAGGCCGGGATGGCGGCACCGTCCTCGTGCGACCGCGCCCGGTAGGCACTGGGGCTCACGCCGACCAGCTCGGTGAAGCGGGAGCTGAAGGACCCCAGCGACGTACATCCGACCGCGAAGCAGACCTCGGTCACCGACAGGTCCCCGCGGCGCAGCAGCGCCTTGGCCCGTTCGATCCGCCGGGTCATGAGATAGCTGTACGGGCTCTCGCCGTACGCGCCCGGAAACTGCGGGAGAAATGCCCCGGCGACATGAGCGCACCCCGCGCCAGCGCCGGTACGTCCAGCGGCTCCGCGTACTCACGGTCCATCCGGTCACGGGCCCGGCGCAGCCGGACGAGGTCCTCCAGCGTCACCCGGCCATCGTCCCACGGGGGCGAGTCGCGCGAGGGGCGCGAGCCGGCCACCGGACCTCAGTTGACGCCCCTGAGGTAGATGCGACTGGTGCTGTCGTCCAGCCGGTGCACCGCGATCCTCAGAGCGTTCGGATCCCGTCGCAGACATTGCAGACGCGCCCCTCCAGGACGTCGGACAGCGCCTCGGGCTCCGTGAGCTTGAGGCGGGAGAAGGGAGCCGTGGGAGTGACGGGATCGGGCCGGGGCGCGTCACGCTGTCTGAGCTGCCTCTCGGGCCCGAGCTGAGGGAAGCTGTCGCCGCCAACGCTCCAGTCACAGATCGCGGATCTCCGGCCCGGACCGTCACCCGGCTTGAAATCTCCGTCCGGGCCGGTTCTCCGCGCCGCAGGCCCTCACCGCCGCACCCGAGGCATCCCCAGCCCGATCCAGGAGATGATCTCGCGCTGGATCTCGTTGTTGCCGCCGCCGAAGGTGAAGATCACCGCCGACCGGTAGCCGCGTTCCAGTTCGCCGTGGAGTACCGCGCCGGCCGAGCCCTCCTTCAGGGGACCCGCCGAGCCGACGATCTCCATCAGCCAGGCGTAGGCGTCGCGGCGGGCCTCGGAGCCGTAGACCTTGACGGCCGAGGCGTCCTGGGGGGTGAGGGTGGCGTTCTGGAGGGCGGAGACCATCTGCCAGTTGAGCAGTTTCATCGCGTCCAGGCGGGTGTGGGTGCGGGCCAGGCGGGTGCGGACCCAGGGGAGGTCGATGACGCGGCGGCCGTCGGTGAGCTTGGCTTCGGCGGCCCAGCGCTGGACGTCGTGCAGGGCGCGGACCGCCATGGTGCCGTGGGCGGCGAGGGTGACGCGTTCGTGGTTGAGCTGGTTGGTGATGAGCCGCCAGCCCTTGTTCTCCTCGCCCACGCGGTGGGTGAGGGGGACGGTGACGTTCTCGTAGTAGCTGGCCGTCGTGTCGTGCGAGGCGAGCGTGTTGATCAGGGTGCAGGAGTAGCCGGGGTCGCTGGTGGGGACCAGGAGCATGGTGATGCCCTTGTGCGGCGGGGCGTCGGGGTCGGTGCGGACGGCGAGCCAGACCCAGTCGGCGGTGTCGCCGTTGGTGGTCCAGATCTTCTGGCCGTTCACGATGTACGCGTCCCCCTCGCGGACCGCGCGGGTCCTGAGGGCGGCGAGGTCGGTGCCGGCGTCCGGTTCGCTGTAGCCGATCGCGAAGTCGATCTCCCCGGCGAGGATCTTCGGGAGGAAGTACGCCTTCTGCTCGCCGGTGCCGAACTGCATGATCGTGGGTCCGACCGTGTTCAGCGCCATCAGCGGCAGCGGTACGCCCGCCTGGGCCGCCTCGTCGAAGAAGATGAACTGTTCCATCGGGGTCAGCCCCCGGCCGCCGTACTCCTCGGGCCAGCCCACACCCAGCCAGCCGTCGGTGCCGAGCCGGCGGATCGTCTCGCGGTAGAAGCGCTTCTGGGCGGCGGGTTCCGCGTAGCGGCTGTAGGCGTTGTCGGGACCAGACCGGCGAAGTACGTACGCAGTTCGGTGCGCAACTGCTCTTGCTCAGGTGTGTATTCGAGGTGCACGGCCCTCCAGAGTCTCGCGGCTGCGTCGCCCGTGTGCGGCGGCGCACACAGTAGAACGTGTTGCAAGAATCTGGAAGGGCCGTCACGCGCCGTTCGGTGTCAGCGCTTCACCGCGCGCAGGACCACGAACTTCGCGTCGCCCGCGACCGTGGTGCAGTTGCCGAAGATCCGGCGCAGATGGGTGTGGTACGAGAGGTGCCGGTTGCCGACCACCCAGAGTTCGCCGCCCTGCCGCAGCGCGGTGCGCGCGCTGACGAACATCGTGCGGGCGGTGGCGTCGGTCGTCGCCATGTGGGAGTGGAACGGCGGGTTGTTCAGCACCAGGTCCATGGTGCCCGGGGCGATGTCCGAGAGTCCGTCGCCCACCA
This DNA window, taken from Streptomyces griseus subsp. griseus, encodes the following:
- a CDS encoding SGNH/GDSL hydrolase family protein produces the protein MTGGRLHLPARRGLLYAAAAGITAALTAPDAQAATPARLPSATTWTASWATAQTAPTPDDPLAFAGLTDGLCTARLRLSAGGQVRLRYANAFGTAPVLVGPVTADGHPVTFTGQRQGWLAAGSSLTSDPVEGLQVEDGSLLTVETRLPGPTGPLSFHRNTHAWHTVDGVRTRSVLLLTGVGTTGARGPVLAVLGDSIAEGSGTPDDADLRWPDQLARRLPGSAVANLGISGNRLLLDSDRFGPGGQARFDRDVLSLPGLRTVLVHLGVNDLHHEPNERDPSRMVAGYRQLALRARSAGLRVVGATITPFEGWTRWTPEQDAVRRQVNEAVRTGRIFDAVADFDAALRDPDRPSRLLPAYDSGDGLHPGPAGHTAIAAAVERRDLR